The sequence AAATATGCTGAGGGTCTTCCAGGAAAAAGATATTATGGCGGTTGTGAGTGTGTGGATATTGTTGAGGATCTCGCAAGGGAAAGAGTTAAGAAACTCTTTGGCGCACAGCATGCAAACGTTCAACCTCATTCTGGAACTCAGGCAAACCTTGCGGTATATTTTGCACTTTTAAATCCTGGAGATACATATATGGGTATGAGGCTCGATCAGGGTGGGCACCTTTCCCACGGGAGTCAGGTAACAGTTTCTGGAAAGTGGTTTAACGTAGTTCACTATGGTGTAAGGGAGGATACTGAGACTATTGATTATGACGAGGTTTTGGACCTTGCAAAGAAAAGCAAGCCCAAACTTATTGTTGCAGGTGCAAGCGCCTATCCTCGTATTATTGATTTTGAAAAATTCTCCTATATAGCAAAAGAAGTAGGAGCTTTCCTTATGGTTGATATGGCACACATTGCAGGACTGATTGCAACAGGCTTTCACCCTTCTCCAGTACCATATGCAGATGTGGTGACGTCTACAACCCACAAGACATTAAGAGGGCCCAGATCAGGTTTTATTCTTTGTAAAGAAGAACTTAAAGATAAAATTGATAAATCAGTTTTTCCAGGGAATCAAGGAGGCCCTTTGATGCACATAATAGCTGCTAAGGCTGTGGCTTTCAAAGAAGCTATGACTCCAGAATTTAAAAAATATGGCGAACAAATAGTAA comes from Thermodesulfobium acidiphilum and encodes:
- the glyA gene encoding serine hydroxymethyltransferase; amino-acid sequence: MTDEEVFKAVMCELGRQRNGLELIASENFTSIAVLEAMGTVLTNKYAEGLPGKRYYGGCECVDIVEDLARERVKKLFGAQHANVQPHSGTQANLAVYFALLNPGDTYMGMRLDQGGHLSHGSQVTVSGKWFNVVHYGVREDTETIDYDEVLDLAKKSKPKLIVAGASAYPRIIDFEKFSYIAKEVGAFLMVDMAHIAGLIATGFHPSPVPYADVVTSTTHKTLRGPRSGFILCKEELKDKIDKSVFPGNQGGPLMHIIAAKAVAFKEAMTPEFKKYGEQIVKNAKALAETLNSRGLRLVSGGTDNHLILIDMRASNISGKDAEALFARIGITVNKNSIPFDPEPPWKASGIRIGTPALTTRGMKEAEMVEIGNIMSDALDFRGDEKKIDELKKRVSELCLKFPLYPELDR